The sequence below is a genomic window from Triticum urartu cultivar G1812 unplaced genomic scaffold, Tu2.1 TuUngrouped_contig_8769, whole genome shotgun sequence.
GGCAGGGCCAGCCCCCGGCGCCCGCGGCGTCCATCGCCGCCGTGCCGACGGGGGAGGTGTCCGAGCCCGCCTCGGTCTGCGCCATCTGCAAGGACGACCTCCCTCTCGCCGTCGCCGCGCGGAGGCTCCCCTGCGGTCACCTCTATCACTCCGTTTGCATCGTGCAGTGGCTGGAGATGCACAATTCCTGCCCTGTCTGCCGCTCTTGCCTCCCGCCCACCATCCTCGAGGAGGTGGAGCCCCAGGAACTGGATCGGCCACCAACACAGATCACTATCAGGTTTACCACCAACCGCCGCCGCATCCGCACAAACAGTGATGCAGTGGCTCCGGTCGCGACATCGCCTACTCAGCTCGCAGAGGCGATGACAGGGGAAGGAGGTGCTGGACCTGCGAATAGCGCAGAAACTGTATCGTCTGAATGGCCACCGCCCCCAGAATCTGATGCCGTCGTGTCAGAGACCCGTGAGATTGAGGGCTTCTTTGATTGAGCCAGAAGATAGAGTTTGCAGGTATGAACATCTTATGACTAGTGTCCATGGAGCATGAATTGAACTTCTGTTTAGTGGACTAATCAGTTGCAGTGAAGCCAGTACTTTGGTTCGGTGATATGGACTAGTTGAGTTACATTTGCTTGTGTGTTCTATCTTCTATGCTAGTTGATCGATGGTAAGCTGGAATAGCTTATAATCATATGAACATTCATATGTAGCTGAACTTGGAGTTATTATACTTACTTTGGACCGCATGTTAGCTGATATGTTTGGTGATATATGTGTTTTCTGTTGTTAATTTTGTAAGTCTTGTACCTTGTACACTCTTTTTTGGTACAACTGTAATTATTTGTCGAGAGTTGTTATTTTTTTAAAGATGTTCTATATATCCAAACGTGATGAACAGGTTATTTGCTCGTAGTTTATTTGTTACCACCGTGTCTTATTGTCATATGGGCTAGAGTTTGTATCCATGCT
It includes:
- the LOC125532005 gene encoding E3 ubiquitin-protein ligase SIRP1-like; this encodes GQPPAPAASIAAVPTGEVSEPASVCAICKDDLPLAVAARRLPCGHLYHSVCIVQWLEMHNSCPVCRSCLPPTILEEVEPQELDRPPTQITIRFTTNRRRIRTNSDAVAPVATSPTQLAEAMTGEGGAGPANSAETVSSEWPPPPESDAVVSETREIEGFFD